In Enterobacter cloacae, the following are encoded in one genomic region:
- a CDS encoding cysteine synthase — protein sequence MNSTWVKHAISEINADYQRSADTHLIRLALPGLAGIQLYLKDESTHPTGSLKHRLARSLFLYGLCNGWIKEGTTIIESSSGSTAVSEAYFARLLGLPFIAVMPSCTAKRKIEQIEFYGGRCHFVESACEIYAASEMLARELNGHYMDQFTFAERATDWRGNNNIADSIFRQMTHEPHPVPSYIVMSAGTGGTSATIGRYIRCQGYDTQLMVVDPQNSVFLDYWQNRNAELRSPVGSKIEGIGRPRVEPSFIPDVVDEMLRVPDAASVATAHWLETQLGRKVGASTGTNMWGALQLAVRMREEGRTGSVVTLLCDSGERYLDTYYNAEWVQANIGDIEPWKTQIMQWVK from the coding sequence ATGAATAGCACCTGGGTTAAACATGCCATCAGCGAAATCAATGCCGACTACCAGCGCTCGGCAGATACCCATTTAATCCGCCTCGCCCTGCCGGGACTGGCTGGCATTCAGCTCTACCTGAAGGATGAAAGCACCCATCCAACCGGTAGCCTGAAGCACCGCCTGGCGCGTTCGCTATTCTTATACGGTTTATGTAACGGCTGGATCAAAGAAGGCACCACCATCATTGAATCCTCATCGGGTTCAACCGCCGTATCCGAAGCCTACTTTGCCCGTCTGCTGGGTCTGCCGTTTATCGCCGTGATGCCCTCCTGTACGGCGAAACGCAAAATAGAGCAGATCGAATTTTACGGCGGACGCTGCCACTTTGTGGAAAGCGCCTGCGAAATCTATGCCGCCTCTGAAATGCTGGCACGCGAACTGAACGGTCACTATATGGATCAGTTCACCTTCGCCGAACGCGCCACCGACTGGCGCGGCAATAACAACATTGCCGACAGTATTTTCCGTCAGATGACCCACGAGCCGCACCCTGTACCCTCGTACATTGTGATGAGCGCCGGTACCGGTGGTACATCCGCCACCATCGGGCGTTACATCCGCTGTCAGGGCTACGATACCCAACTGATGGTGGTTGACCCGCAGAACTCCGTGTTCCTCGACTACTGGCAAAACCGCAATGCAGAACTGCGCAGCCCGGTAGGCAGTAAAATTGAAGGAATTGGCCGCCCGCGCGTGGAGCCTTCGTTCATTCCTGATGTCGTGGATGAGATGCTCCGCGTGCCGGACGCCGCCAGCGTTGCAACGGCGCACTGGCTGGAAACACAGCTTGGTCGTAAAGTCGGTGCCTCAACCGGTACCAATATGTGGGGCGCGCTGCAGCTTGCCGTCCGGATGCGCGAAGAAGGCCGTACCGGTTCTGTCGTCACGTTACTGTGCGACAGCGGCGAACGTTACCTCGACACCTATTACAACGCAGAATGGGTGCAGGCCAATATTGGCGATATTGAGCCGTGGAAAACGCAGATTATGCAGTGGGTGAAATAA
- a CDS encoding transcriptional regulator codes for MLDKIDRKLLSLLQSDCTLSLQALADAVNLTTTPCWKRLKKLEDDGILLGRVALLDPEKLGLGLTAFVLIKTQHHSSEWYCRFVTQVSDMPEVLGFWRMAGEYDYLMRVQVADMKRYDDFYKRLVNSVPGLSDVTSSFAMEQIKYTTALPID; via the coding sequence ATGCTAGATAAAATTGACCGCAAGCTGCTTTCATTGCTGCAAAGCGACTGCACCCTCTCTTTGCAGGCGTTGGCAGATGCCGTTAATCTGACCACCACACCCTGCTGGAAGCGACTCAAGAAGCTGGAAGATGACGGCATTCTGTTGGGGCGCGTTGCGTTGCTGGACCCTGAAAAGCTGGGGCTTGGGCTGACGGCATTTGTGCTGATAAAAACGCAGCACCACAGCAGCGAGTGGTATTGCCGCTTCGTGACCCAGGTTTCTGACATGCCGGAAGTACTCGGCTTCTGGCGTATGGCAGGGGAATACGATTATCTGATGCGCGTCCAGGTCGCCGATATGAAGCGTTATGATGATTTTTACAAGCGGCTGGTCAACAGCGTACCGGGCTTGTCGGACGTCACCTCAAGCTTTGCGATGGAACAGATTAAATACACCACCGCATTACCCATTGATTAA
- a CDS encoding multidrug ABC transporter permease/ATP-binding protein: protein MRLFAQLSWYFRREWQRYLGAVCLLIIIAILQLIPPKVVGFVVDGVTKQHYTTARVLMWVGTLVLTAVIVYLLRYVWRVLLFGASYQLAVELREDFYRQLSRQHPEFYLRHRTGDLIARATNDVDRVVFAAGEGVLTLVDSLVMGCAVLIVMSTQISWQLTLLALLPMPLMALAINRYGEKLHERFKLAQAAFSSLNDRTQESMTSIRMIKAFGLEDRQSALFAADAADTGAKNMRVARIDARFDPTIYIAIGMANLLAIGGGSWMVVQGSMTLGQLTSFAMYLGLMIWPMLALAWMFNIVERGSAAYSRIRAMLAEAPVVNDGSEPVPEGRGVMKADIREFTYPHTEHPVIENVNFTLSPGQMLGICGPTGSGKSTVLSLLQRHFDVTQGDIRFHDRPLTQLLLDDWRRRLAVVSQTPFLFSDTVANNIALGHPTATQEEIEHVARLASVHDDILRLPQGYETEVGERGVMLSGGQKQRISIARALLLNAEILILDDALSAVDGRTEHQILHNLRQWGEGRTVIISAHRLSALTEASEILVLQHGHIAQRGQHDQLAGQPGWYRDMYRYQQLEAALDDAPEQDEEAANA from the coding sequence GTGCGATTATTTGCCCAATTAAGCTGGTACTTTCGTCGGGAGTGGCAACGCTACCTCGGCGCAGTATGCCTGCTTATTATCATTGCCATTTTGCAGCTGATCCCGCCGAAAGTGGTGGGGTTTGTCGTGGATGGCGTCACGAAACAGCATTACACCACCGCACGGGTGTTGATGTGGGTTGGTACGCTGGTGCTGACCGCGGTAATTGTTTACCTGCTGCGCTACGTCTGGCGTGTGCTTTTATTTGGCGCGTCCTATCAGCTGGCTGTAGAGCTGCGCGAAGATTTTTATCGCCAGCTGAGTCGTCAGCATCCTGAGTTTTACCTGCGTCATCGCACCGGGGATCTCATTGCCCGCGCCACCAACGACGTGGATCGCGTGGTGTTTGCCGCCGGGGAAGGGGTGTTAACGCTGGTGGATTCTCTGGTGATGGGCTGCGCGGTGTTGATCGTGATGTCTACCCAGATCAGCTGGCAGCTGACCCTGCTGGCGTTACTGCCGATGCCATTGATGGCGTTGGCGATCAACCGCTACGGTGAAAAGCTTCATGAACGTTTCAAGCTGGCGCAGGCGGCATTTTCATCGCTTAACGATCGTACTCAGGAGAGTATGACCAGTATTCGCATGATCAAAGCGTTCGGTCTGGAGGACAGACAATCTGCGCTGTTTGCGGCCGATGCGGCGGATACGGGGGCGAAAAACATGCGTGTCGCGCGCATTGATGCGCGTTTTGACCCGACGATATATATCGCGATCGGTATGGCGAACCTGCTGGCCATTGGCGGTGGGAGCTGGATGGTGGTACAGGGGTCGATGACCCTCGGCCAGTTGACCAGTTTTGCGATGTATCTGGGGCTGATGATATGGCCGATGCTGGCGCTGGCCTGGATGTTCAACATTGTTGAGCGCGGCAGTGCTGCCTACAGCCGCATTCGCGCCATGCTGGCCGAAGCGCCAGTCGTCAATGATGGTAGCGAACCGGTGCCGGAAGGGCGTGGCGTGATGAAAGCGGATATTCGTGAATTTACCTACCCACACACGGAACATCCGGTGATCGAAAATGTGAATTTCACGCTATCCCCCGGCCAGATGCTGGGTATCTGTGGCCCGACGGGTTCCGGGAAAAGCACCGTTCTGTCGCTGCTCCAGCGTCACTTTGATGTGACACAGGGCGACATTCGTTTCCACGATCGCCCTCTGACGCAGCTGCTGCTGGACGACTGGCGCAGACGTCTGGCGGTAGTCAGCCAGACGCCGTTCCTGTTTTCTGACACTGTGGCGAACAATATTGCGCTCGGTCACCCCACAGCGACACAGGAAGAAATTGAACATGTGGCGCGTTTAGCCAGCGTGCACGACGATATTTTACGCCTGCCACAGGGCTATGAAACGGAAGTTGGTGAGCGCGGTGTCATGCTTTCCGGCGGGCAAAAGCAGCGTATTTCGATTGCGCGTGCGCTGTTGCTGAATGCCGAAATCCTGATCCTGGACGATGCGCTTTCCGCCGTCGATGGCCGTACTGAGCACCAGATCCTGCATAACCTTCGCCAGTGGGGAGAAGGACGCACGGTGATCATCAGCGCGCACCGTTTGTCGGCGCTGACGGAAGCCAGCGAGATTCTGGTGTTGCAGCACGGGCATATTGCCCAGCGCGGACAGCATGACCAGCTGGCCGGGCAGCCTGGCTGGTATCGTGATATGTATCGTTACCAGCAGCTTGAAGCGGCGCTGGACGATGCTCCTGAACAGGATGAGGAGGCCGCAAATGCGTAA
- a CDS encoding multidrug ABC transporter permease/ATP-binding protein, giving the protein MRKPGTQWPTLKRLLAYGSPWRKPLSLAVLLLWIAAIAEVSGPLLISYFIDNMVAKSYLPLGLVAGLGVAYVGLQLTAAGLHYAQSLLFNRAAVGVVQQLRTDVMDAALRQPLSEFDIQPVGQVISRVTNDTEVIRDLYVTVVATVLRSAALIGAMLVAMFSLDWRMALVAITIFPAVLIVMVIYQRYSTPIVRRVRAYLADINDGFNEVINGMSVIQQFRQQARFGERMGEASRSHYMARMQTLRLDGFLLRPLLSLFSALVLCGLLMLFGLSSNGTIEVGVLYAFISYLGRLNEPLIELTTQQSMLQQAVVAGERVFELMDRPRQTYGNDEHPLKSGAIAFDNVSFAYRDDRLVLQGISLDVPSRGFVALVGHTGSGKSTLASLLMGYYPLTQGEIRLDGRPLVSLSHNVLRKGVAMVQQDPVVMADTFYANVTLGRPYTHEQVWEVLEKVQLADLAREFSDGINTRLGEQGNNLSVGQKQLLALARVLIETPQVLILDEATASIDSGTEQAIQQALAAVRDHTTLVVIAHRLSTIVEADTILVLHRGQAVERGTHRELLEAKGRYWQMYQLQLAGEELAASAREEESLSA; this is encoded by the coding sequence ATGCGTAAGCCTGGAACGCAGTGGCCAACGCTCAAACGCCTGCTCGCCTATGGTTCGCCGTGGCGGAAACCACTGTCCCTTGCCGTGCTTTTGCTGTGGATTGCGGCCATTGCTGAGGTGAGTGGCCCTCTGCTCATCAGCTATTTCATCGACAACATGGTGGCGAAAAGCTATCTGCCGCTGGGACTGGTGGCAGGCTTAGGTGTGGCCTACGTTGGGTTACAGCTGACGGCGGCCGGGCTGCACTATGCGCAATCGCTGCTCTTTAACCGGGCAGCCGTTGGCGTGGTACAGCAGCTGCGTACAGATGTTATGGATGCGGCACTGCGCCAGCCGTTGAGCGAGTTTGATATCCAGCCGGTTGGGCAGGTTATTTCACGCGTTACCAACGATACCGAGGTGATCCGCGATCTGTACGTCACCGTCGTGGCGACCGTGCTGCGCAGTGCTGCGCTGATTGGTGCCATGCTGGTGGCCATGTTCAGCCTCGACTGGCGCATGGCACTGGTGGCGATCACCATCTTCCCGGCAGTGTTAATCGTGATGGTCATCTATCAACGCTACAGCACGCCAATTGTGCGTCGCGTGCGAGCCTATCTGGCCGATATTAATGATGGCTTCAACGAAGTGATCAACGGGATGAGCGTCATTCAGCAGTTCCGCCAGCAGGCGCGCTTTGGTGAGCGAATGGGTGAAGCCAGCCGTTCGCACTATATGGCGCGTATGCAGACGCTGCGACTGGACGGTTTCTTGCTGCGCCCACTGTTAAGCCTCTTCTCGGCGCTGGTGCTCTGCGGCCTGTTGATGCTCTTTGGGCTGAGTTCAAACGGTACGATTGAAGTGGGTGTTCTGTACGCGTTTATTAGCTACCTCGGACGCCTTAACGAGCCGCTTATAGAGCTCACTACCCAGCAATCCATGCTGCAACAGGCCGTGGTGGCAGGGGAGCGCGTCTTCGAGCTGATGGACAGGCCGCGTCAGACCTATGGCAATGATGAACACCCCCTGAAAAGCGGGGCGATTGCTTTTGATAATGTTTCGTTTGCCTACCGTGACGACCGGCTGGTGTTGCAGGGCATTAGCCTTGATGTGCCGTCGCGTGGTTTTGTGGCGCTGGTGGGGCATACCGGCAGCGGCAAGAGCACCCTGGCGAGTTTGCTGATGGGGTATTACCCCTTAACGCAGGGCGAAATTCGTCTGGACGGGCGTCCGCTCGTGTCGCTCAGCCACAACGTGTTACGTAAAGGCGTTGCGATGGTGCAGCAAGATCCGGTCGTGATGGCGGATACGTTCTACGCTAACGTGACGCTGGGGCGGCCATATACCCATGAGCAGGTCTGGGAGGTGCTGGAAAAAGTACAGCTGGCTGACCTGGCACGCGAATTTAGCGACGGGATCAACACCCGGCTGGGTGAGCAGGGGAATAATCTCTCCGTCGGGCAAAAGCAGCTTCTGGCGCTGGCGCGTGTACTGATTGAAACGCCGCAGGTGCTGATTCTGGATGAAGCGACGGCCAGTATCGACTCCGGTACCGAACAGGCTATCCAGCAGGCGCTGGCCGCCGTGCGTGACCATACGACGTTGGTGGTCATCGCACATCGCCTGTCAACCATTGTTGAAGCCGATACCATTCTGGTGCTGCATCGCGGGCAGGCCGTCGAACGCGGTACGCATCGGGAGCTGTTAGAGGCAAAAGGGCGCTACTGGCAGATGTACCAGCTGCAACTGGCCGGAGAAGAGCTGGCCGCCAGCGCGCGCGAAGAAGAGTCGCTTAGCGCCTGA
- a CDS encoding glutamine synthetase, whose product MKLVTVVIKPFKLEDVREALSSMGIQGLTVTEVKGFGRQKGHAELYRGAEYSVNFLPKVKIDVAIADDQLDEVIDVISKAAYTGKIGDGKIFVAELQRVIRIRTGESDEAAL is encoded by the coding sequence ATGAAGCTGGTTACGGTTGTAATCAAACCATTCAAACTCGAAGACGTGCGTGAAGCGTTGTCTTCTATGGGTATTCAGGGACTGACTGTCACCGAAGTGAAAGGCTTTGGTCGTCAGAAAGGTCATGCCGAGCTTTATCGCGGGGCGGAATACAGCGTTAACTTCCTGCCAAAAGTAAAAATTGATGTCGCAATTGCCGATGACCAGCTTGATGAAGTCATTGATGTCATTAGCAAAGCGGCCTACACCGGCAAAATTGGCGACGGCAAAATTTTCGTTGCCGAATTGCAGCGCGTCATTCGCATTCGCACCGGCGAATCCGACGAAGCGGCATTGTAA
- a CDS encoding ammonium transporter: protein MKIATIKTALGSLALLPGLAMAAAPAVVDKADNAFMMISTALVLFMSIPGIALFYGGLIRGKNVLSMLTQVAVTFALVCVLWVVYGYSLAFGEGNAFFGNFNWAMLKNIELTALMGSFYQYIHVAFQGSFACITVGLIVGALAERIRFSAVLIFVVVWLTLSYVPIAHMVWGGGLLATHGALDFAGGTVVHINAAVAGLVGAYLIGKRVGFGKEAFKPHNLPMVFTGTAILYFGWFGFNAGSASAANEIAALAFVNTVVATAGAILSWVFGEWAIRGKPSLLGACSGAIAGLVGITPACGYVGVGGGLLIGLAAGLAGLWGVTALKRVLRVDDPCDVFGVHGVCGIIGCIMTGIFAAKSLGGVGYAEGVTMVHQLLVQLESIAITVVWSAVVAFIGYKLADMTVGLRVPEEQEREGLDVNSHGENAYNA, encoded by the coding sequence ATGAAGATAGCAACAATCAAAACGGCTCTGGGTTCTCTGGCACTGCTGCCGGGCCTGGCAATGGCTGCAGCCCCTGCGGTGGTAGACAAAGCCGATAACGCTTTTATGATGATCAGTACCGCGCTGGTGCTGTTCATGTCTATTCCTGGTATTGCGCTGTTCTACGGCGGTCTGATCCGCGGTAAAAACGTGCTCTCCATGCTGACGCAGGTTGCCGTAACGTTCGCGCTGGTGTGCGTACTGTGGGTTGTCTACGGTTACTCGCTGGCATTCGGGGAAGGCAACGCCTTCTTCGGCAACTTCAACTGGGCGATGCTGAAAAATATTGAACTGACCGCCCTGATGGGCAGCTTCTATCAGTATATCCACGTCGCTTTCCAGGGCTCATTTGCCTGTATCACTGTGGGTCTGATTGTGGGGGCGCTGGCTGAGCGTATCCGTTTCTCTGCGGTGCTGATCTTCGTGGTCGTCTGGCTGACGCTCTCCTACGTGCCAATTGCCCATATGGTCTGGGGCGGTGGTCTGCTGGCGACGCATGGCGCGCTGGACTTTGCGGGCGGTACTGTTGTACACATCAACGCCGCGGTGGCGGGTCTGGTGGGGGCGTACCTGATTGGTAAACGTGTGGGCTTTGGTAAAGAAGCGTTCAAGCCGCATAACCTGCCAATGGTGTTTACCGGTACCGCAATTCTCTATTTTGGCTGGTTCGGCTTCAACGCAGGTTCTGCAAGTGCAGCTAACGAAATCGCCGCGCTGGCCTTTGTGAACACCGTTGTGGCAACGGCGGGTGCCATCCTCTCCTGGGTATTTGGTGAGTGGGCTATTCGCGGTAAACCCTCCCTGCTGGGAGCATGTTCTGGTGCGATTGCCGGTCTGGTTGGTATCACCCCTGCGTGTGGTTATGTCGGTGTCGGCGGGGGGCTGCTCATCGGTCTGGCGGCGGGGCTGGCAGGTCTGTGGGGTGTTACCGCACTGAAACGCGTTCTGCGCGTTGATGACCCTTGCGATGTGTTCGGCGTACACGGTGTTTGCGGCATCATTGGTTGTATCATGACCGGTATCTTCGCCGCAAAATCACTGGGTGGTGTTGGTTACGCAGAAGGCGTCACAATGGTTCATCAGTTGCTGGTGCAGCTGGAAAGTATCGCCATCACCGTTGTGTGGTCTGCCGTTGTGGCCTTCATCGGCTATAAACTGGCGGATATGACTGTGGGTCTGCGTGTACCGGAAGAGCAGGAACGCGAAGGTCTGGACGTGAACAGCCACGGCGAGAATGCGTACAACGCCTGA
- a CDS encoding acyl-CoA thioesterase II, whose translation MSQALNNLLTLLNLEKIEEGLFRGQSEDLGLRQVFGGQVVGQALYAAKETVPADRLVHSFHSYFLRPGDSTKPIVYDVEVLRDGNSFSARRVAAIQNGKPIFYMTASFQAPEPGYEHQKVMPPAPSPDELKSETDIARALAHLLPTQMKEKFICDKPLEIRPVEFHNPMRGHTAEPKRQVWIRANGIVPDDFHVHQYLLGYASDFNFLPVALQPHGVGFLEKGMQVATIDHSMWFHRPFDINDWLLYSVESTSASSARGFVRGEFYTKAGILVASTVQEGVMRNRG comes from the coding sequence ATGAGTCAGGCACTAAACAATCTGCTGACATTACTGAATCTGGAAAAAATTGAGGAAGGACTCTTTCGCGGACAGAGTGAAGATTTAGGCTTACGCCAGGTCTTCGGAGGGCAAGTCGTAGGACAGGCGCTGTACGCAGCTAAGGAGACCGTCCCTGCAGACCGTCTGGTGCACTCATTTCACAGCTACTTTTTACGCCCTGGAGATAGCACGAAACCGATTGTGTACGACGTTGAAGTGCTGAGAGACGGTAACAGTTTCAGCGCACGCCGCGTGGCGGCCATTCAGAATGGCAAGCCTATCTTTTACATGACGGCTTCATTCCAGGCTCCGGAACCGGGTTATGAGCATCAAAAAGTGATGCCTCCAGCCCCTTCTCCGGATGAGCTCAAATCAGAGACGGATATTGCCCGCGCGCTGGCGCATCTGCTACCGACACAGATGAAAGAGAAGTTTATCTGTGACAAGCCGCTTGAGATCCGCCCTGTTGAATTCCATAACCCGATGAGAGGCCACACCGCCGAGCCAAAACGCCAGGTGTGGATCCGCGCCAACGGTATCGTGCCGGATGATTTTCACGTCCATCAATACCTGCTGGGCTATGCTTCCGACTTCAACTTCCTGCCGGTTGCGCTACAGCCGCACGGCGTTGGGTTCCTGGAGAAAGGGATGCAGGTCGCAACGATCGACCACTCCATGTGGTTCCACCGTCCGTTCGATATAAACGACTGGCTGCTCTACAGTGTGGAGAGCACTTCGGCATCCAGCGCGCGCGGATTTGTTCGCGGAGAGTTTTACACCAAAGCGGGCATTCTGGTGGCCTCGACGGTGCAGGAAGGGGTCATGCGAAACCGGGGATGA
- a CDS encoding lipoprotein: MKLVPMLSGIAIAVALSACAGKSAQVPAADPYGINTLSQQSIQQPNVSGTIWIRQKVALPPDAVLTVTLSDASLADAPSKVLSQRVVRTEGKQAPFSFVLPYNPADVQPNARILLSAAVTINGKLVFITDTVQEAINNGGTKVDLNLTPVQQTEVPVAPSAQP, translated from the coding sequence ATGAAACTCGTACCCATGCTAAGTGGTATAGCTATTGCGGTGGCATTGTCTGCCTGCGCAGGTAAGAGCGCCCAGGTACCAGCCGCAGATCCGTATGGGATTAATACACTTTCACAGCAGTCCATTCAGCAGCCAAATGTTTCTGGTACGATCTGGATCCGTCAGAAAGTCGCTTTGCCGCCAGATGCGGTATTAACGGTGACGTTGTCTGACGCTTCGCTGGCTGATGCGCCGTCGAAAGTGCTGTCGCAACGCGTCGTTCGTACAGAAGGCAAACAGGCTCCGTTTAGCTTTGTGCTACCGTATAACCCAGCAGACGTGCAGCCGAATGCGCGTATTCTTCTGAGTGCGGCGGTAACGATCAACGGTAAGTTGGTCTTTATCACCGATACAGTACAGGAAGCGATCAACAACGGCGGGACAAAAGTTGACCTCAATCTGACACCTGTGCAGCAAACGGAAGTTCCTGTTGCGCCGTCAGCTCAGCCTTAA
- a CDS encoding methylated-DNA--[protein]-cysteine S-methyltransferase: protein MDSYDPLPEPLPDTFPVRVWQIVASIPEGYVTTYGDVARLAGSPRAARQVGGVLKRLPEGSTLPWHRVVNRHGTISLTGPDLQRQRQALLSEGVQVSGSGQIDLQKYRWVY, encoded by the coding sequence ATGGACTCTTACGATCCACTCCCTGAACCGTTACCTGACACCTTTCCTGTCCGGGTCTGGCAGATTGTTGCCTCTATTCCTGAAGGTTATGTCACCACCTATGGCGACGTTGCTCGTCTTGCGGGTTCTCCCCGCGCGGCACGTCAGGTCGGTGGCGTACTGAAACGGTTACCGGAAGGAAGCACATTGCCCTGGCATCGGGTGGTGAATCGCCACGGAACTATTTCGCTCACCGGGCCAGACTTGCAGCGCCAGCGCCAGGCATTACTTTCGGAAGGGGTGCAGGTGTCGGGATCAGGACAGATAGATTTGCAGAAGTACCGCTGGGTGTACTGA
- a CDS encoding dTDP-glucose pyrophosphorylase produces the protein MINTLPKTLTLAMPAIDGVTLHHKGLNFLRPDLMLDFVSISERPMLFVTPIAVLYSTIGVVRHINLRRIPVAVSGRVIYPICSQALPDLRAKLIINTPARKLKFLESLVAMRDQPAASGTKVIGLALEFTVQQAD, from the coding sequence ATGATTAACACGCTCCCCAAAACATTGACCCTCGCCATGCCAGCCATTGACGGCGTGACTCTCCATCATAAAGGGCTGAACTTTCTGCGCCCCGACCTGATGCTGGATTTTGTCAGCATTAGCGAACGCCCCATGCTTTTCGTCACGCCGATCGCGGTACTTTATTCCACCATTGGCGTAGTGCGTCACATCAACCTGAGAAGAATACCGGTTGCTGTATCCGGGCGCGTTATCTATCCCATCTGCTCACAGGCCTTACCCGATCTTCGGGCCAAACTCATCATCAATACCCCGGCGAGAAAGCTGAAATTTCTCGAAAGTCTGGTCGCGATGCGCGATCAACCTGCCGCCAGCGGCACAAAAGTGATCGGCCTCGCACTGGAGTTCACCGTTCAACAGGCTGACTGA
- a CDS encoding DNA-binding transcriptional regulator: MSSRRFGSQSLVRLLGHWQQTSSRIPLWRQLADALRLLILDGRLALNTRLPGERELASALDVSRTTISSALAHLREEGYLESRHGSGSRVILPDTRAVPTLSAASAALDLSTAALNAGPEIHQAYTHALTAIAQHLSLTGYDQLGLPALRDAIAARYTARGLPTRADEVMVVNGALSGFALILRMMTGPGDRVVVDHPTYPLAIAAIQGAQCRPVGVSLPESGWDTDGFAATLAQTAPRLAYLMPDFHNPTGRCMDIATRQAITDIAAQTRTTLVVDETMVDLWFSSPPPPPLAAFNPQATVITLGSAGKSFWGGLRLGWIRASSRTIATLAQTRDTLDLGSPLLEQLATLWLIENSDTFLPARRKMLAERRDRCGELLREHFPEWTFHEPEGGLSYWIALPGMLATQLAARAETLGINLGAGTRFGLSGAFDRYLRIPFSLAPAELEQALLRIKPLWLALNKNMPSVKRSLV; the protein is encoded by the coding sequence ATGTCATCACGTCGTTTCGGTAGCCAGTCTTTGGTACGCCTGCTTGGCCACTGGCAACAAACCTCTAGCCGGATCCCGCTCTGGCGTCAGCTGGCTGACGCGTTACGTCTGTTAATTCTTGATGGCAGGCTGGCGCTTAACACGCGTCTGCCGGGCGAGCGGGAGCTGGCCTCTGCGCTGGACGTTAGCCGCACCACCATCAGCAGTGCGCTGGCTCATCTGCGGGAAGAAGGGTATCTGGAAAGCCGTCACGGCAGCGGTTCACGCGTGATCCTGCCGGATACCCGTGCCGTACCTACCCTTTCAGCGGCAAGTGCGGCACTGGATCTCTCTACTGCCGCGCTCAATGCCGGGCCAGAAATCCACCAGGCTTACACCCATGCACTCACGGCGATCGCCCAGCACCTTTCGCTGACGGGTTATGACCAGCTCGGGTTACCGGCACTCCGCGACGCCATTGCCGCGCGCTATACCGCACGTGGGCTTCCGACCCGGGCTGACGAAGTGATGGTGGTGAATGGCGCGCTCAGCGGTTTTGCGCTGATACTGCGGATGATGACTGGCCCCGGCGATCGCGTCGTGGTCGATCACCCCACCTACCCGCTGGCGATTGCCGCTATTCAGGGGGCGCAGTGTCGTCCTGTCGGCGTTTCGCTACCAGAATCGGGTTGGGATACGGATGGCTTCGCGGCAACGCTTGCCCAGACAGCGCCGCGTCTGGCATACCTGATGCCGGATTTCCACAATCCGACGGGGCGCTGTATGGATATCGCCACCCGTCAGGCGATAACCGACATCGCTGCTCAGACTCGTACCACGCTGGTTGTCGATGAAACGATGGTGGATTTATGGTTTAGCTCACCGCCGCCGCCGCCACTGGCAGCGTTTAACCCGCAGGCCACCGTGATCACACTGGGTTCCGCCGGAAAAAGTTTCTGGGGTGGACTTCGCCTCGGCTGGATCCGCGCCTCCTCACGAACCATCGCAACGCTTGCCCAGACGCGTGACACGCTGGATTTGGGATCGCCGCTGCTGGAACAACTGGCAACGCTGTGGCTTATCGAAAATAGCGACACTTTTCTCCCGGCTCGCCGGAAAATGCTGGCTGAGCGCCGTGACCGTTGCGGTGAACTGTTGCGCGAACACTTCCCGGAATGGACGTTCCATGAGCCAGAAGGGGGGCTTTCATACTGGATAGCACTGCCGGGCATGCTGGCAACGCAGCTTGCCGCACGGGCTGAAACGCTGGGGATCAATCTGGGAGCCGGAACACGGTTCGGTTTGTCGGGTGCGTTTGATCGTTATTTACGCATCCCCTTCTCGCTCGCCCCGGCAGAACTGGAACAGGCGCTGCTCAGAATCAAGCCGCTGTGGCTCGCTCTGAATAAAAACATGCCATCCGTCAAACGGAGTTTAGTCTAA